tACTGTAGTGCAAGAACCCATTTCCAAAATATGCATACCCAAGAGTGCTGGCCGGACCTGGCATCCTTGTCGGGAAAAtgatgaattggatggtgaaaaATTTATAAATCCATGCAAAGCCAAGGTATGTATAATAATTGATGATTGATCATTATGTTGttcaatttcaattttcttccctttttctttttgttactCCTATTATTTAACTGTTGCAAAGTATTAATAATGTTTTGAACGATGTAAAAAAATGTAAAGGGCAGAACAGCATGGAACATGTAATCTGGCGAGTCTAATTGGTACCTAGTACGTAATGGGAATTTGTTTTGCAGGGTAAATCGCAATTGGTTTCAGAAAAGGGGTTACACGAACTCCATATCTTCATTTTCATGCTTGCCGCTTTTCACGTCCTCTATTGTATCACGACTTTGGGATTGGGTAGGCTAAAGGTGAAAATAGTGCTTGAAATATTAATACCCCCTCAAAAGTTCAGTACTTTTTTCTTGTGTATATTTGATACTAATTGCCGAGGATATGAAATTACTGCAGATGAGGGTATGGAAAGCATGGGAGGATGAGACCAAGACTCTGGAGTACATATACCATAACGGTAAGAAGTTCCCACTAGCCCAACCCAAGTGCGCACAAAGTCAATTTTTCTGCAGTGATAATCATGTTTTGGCCTGTCGATTTCTTGGAATTACACTACTGTTTTAATTAAGTGTTTATGATATAATCTCGTTTCAAGGATTGAAATCATGGTATGGTCGATGATTCTTAATGTCATTTCACTTGTCCACTCAAGTCCCAATTTTACCTACACATGCTTATCAGAGTGACAAGTGGCTGTTTCGaaatctttttttgtttttcaaatttatagtAGCCTTCCAACAATAATCATGCCGAGATAATTAGACTTCCTGAATTaatgttccattttttttgttaacCAAAAGTTCATTTAACCGAATCTTGACATGTTTGTACGTCACAGATCCAGACAGATTCAGGTTTGCTAGGGATACTTCCTTTGGACGTAGACATCTGCACTTCTGGAGCAAGTCTCCAATCCTCCTTTGGATTGTAAGAGCAGCGACCTAACTTTTGGTCTATAATACTTCTGAAATACAGGATTTTTCAGGATACAGATAgaatctgtttattttgtttttccctcAAACTGAGTAGTGGTGCACAATTGATGCTTCCTgatccttttctttatttgccTGGATCAGGTTTGTTTTTTCAGACAATTTTTTGCATCAGTTACAAAAGTTGACTATTTGGCTCTTAGACATGGCTTTATCATTGTAAGTTGTTGAAAGTCCCTTGGATAGATTATACACTATTGTATCCATACGAGCTTTAACAGATGAAGAGGTTACTTTATCTAATTACTTGCATATCAGGCACATTTAGCACCCCAGAACCACACAACATTTGATTTTCGGTCATACATCAAGAGATCCCTCGAGGAAGATTTTAAAGTCGTGGTTGGAATAAGGTAAGTTGATTCTGTAGTTTCTGCCCTTTTCTTCATGATCTGAGTTTATTCACAATTCTGAATGGAGAATTTAACTTAGACACTAATTCCTGTTTTATCTGTCTGCAGTCCTATCATATGGCTCTTTGCTGTGCTGTTTCTTTTGTCAAATACTCATGGTAAGGATTACTAAATGCTTTTTCACATCCTTGTAAGTCAGAAAATTAATCAAGCCATGATCTACTATACGATAAAAGATTTGTTCGGAACTTCAAATTGACAACCTGACTGCTGCTATTATATCTTGGAATAACTCTTTCTAACATGTTTACAAACTTGGATTGATATGCGGActtatcctttttcttttttagtcaTTTGGGTGGTTCTATTGGCAAAATTGCAATTCGATTATATCACTCTTGGGGACCTTGTACCCTTGTTGATTGAcaaagttgaattttgtatTGTGCAGGATGGCATTCATACTTGTGGCTACCGTTTATTCCTCTTGCGGTACTGTAATAGTGCATGCGAAACAGATCACGTTAATACGTTATTAATCAGTATTTGCATAACTTCTATGAGAGAGTGCTTATACTTAAAAAACTTGCAGATAATCCTCTTGGTGGGTACAAAGCTACTGGTGATTATAACAAAGATGGGATTGAGGATTCAAGAAAGAGGTGATGTTATCAAGGGAACACCAGTAGTGGAGACAGGAGACCATCTATTCTGGTTCAATCGCCCTCGTTTGCTCCTTTACTTggttcaatttgttctctttcaGGTATCTGTTGATTGAAAACATACTCATATATCAGGATCCGAAAGTTTCACATCTTTATTTGCTATATAAAAGCTATCATTTGAACCTAAATCTGGCACCCTCTCTGTGTTGCAGAATGCATTTCAGATGGCTTTCTTTGCTTTTACTTGGGTAAGGAATCTTCTTCCTATTTCTTAAAAACGAAGCTAAAGAAGCTTCAGGGAGATAAAATTTTTTGTTCTCGTGACCTTGACATCATGTCTGTCTGATGCAACAATAAGAGTTACTGTGAAGAAGACTCAAATATAGTGTGCTCGACCTCAATATACACTACTCCTTAGCGTCCAAACATAATGTTTTGGGAAATCAGAGATTTGTTTTTGTTATAAAGCCATTATGATCTCAAGAGTCTATTCATGCTACAACCTCACATAACACTCATCTTGACTTCTCTTTTCTTCAGTATAAATATGGCGTGCCGTCTTGCTTCCACAAGGGGCCTAAAGACATAGCCATCAGACTTTCAGTGGGGTGAGTTTGAGACGATCTTTGGCACGTAGAATTCTGCGTCAATTTTCAATCATGCTTGAGCTGCATAATTAGAATCATATTAATaatcttctctctctctttggtctTAGGATCCTCACACAAGTCCTCTGCAGCTATGTTACTCTTCCTTTGTACGCTCTAGTAACACAGGTAATGTGCTTTACTCGCTACATTCCTCTCGCGAAGAAGCAATTAAGTTCCAACAAAAAATGTAGACTGATTATGTTAATCCAATACACATTGGTTCAAATTAACAGATGGGCACAACAATGAAACCGGTAATATTCGATGAGAAAGTGTCATCAGCACTCAAAAGCTGGCACAAGACTGCCAAAAAGCACATAAAAGAAGACAGGAAATCAGGAAGTACGACACCCTTCTCGAGTAGGCCTGGAACGCCCTTGCATGGAATGTCTCCAGTTCATCTGTTGCAGGGCTTCCGTTGCAGTACTGTGGATGATGATAGCCTGCAAGCAACCCCACGGGGATCCAATTCTGACAATGAAATTTGGGATCATGAAGTGCCTTCATCTTCCCTGCATAACGCTGATGATAATGCTGCTGATTCTGCTGGAAGAGTTACAGTAATGCATCATACAGTTCAAGAAATCCAGCCAGCATCCACGTCCCGAATTTCTCCAAAACAACGTTCGGTAAAAACTCAACATGAAGTTGATATCGGCTCCACTGATTTCTCATTCAAGTAATTGGATATATACTGGGCAAAGTCGTGTAGtgattcttttattcttttaatgcgGAATTGCTTAGGCAATTTGAGATGGTTTGGTTTGGTACGGTTGCTTCTAATTGTTGTGCTGCTTGCAATGTCTAGCATACATTTACAATAAATTATTGTATTTCTTACAATATTTTTAATTTAcacaaacaaaatttaaaattttgacggacaaaaaaatacaaattcacctgtgtgtttggattgagataatttgaaacaaaataatttacttcacaaattccaatcacctttttatctttccagtcacctttttatctcacatacatcacatcataaaaaatgttacagtaattatctcaaataaatcattcaaataaactcttatccaaacaaacgtATACGGAAAAAAATGTAACAAACCGAACAATTGTAAACAATGTGCCCGCCGATTCTTACGGATTGATTCTGCTGGGCTTAAAACCAGACTACTTTGGGCCTAAAACTAGAAGAGTTCGATAATTAGTGACAACCTGCATGAAGCCAAATCCAATACCGAGGTCTGATCTTCCTTCCCTGCCTCTGCTATTGGAAGAAAGGATTGATGAGAATATGTCTTGAATCACGTGCTCTGTTAGAATGTCAGAATCTTAGAACAATTGATCCATCAATTATTGTTGGGAAAATGGCCATTTTCgtccctaaatttttttttctcgtcgatttagtccctaacttttatttttggccaatttaataCATGAACTTAATTTTCGGATCCAATTAAGGCCTTCTACGGCGGCGCCACCACCTGAAAGTAATTTAGCTCCTAATTTAACATTAAACAAGGgcattttggaaactttgaattATCTCCTCTCCACTGCCAACCtccacaaaaatgaaaattcgcAGGCTAATTGGGCCGGACAGGGACAAAGTCAGTCTCCGTAGAAAAAGGGATATCTGGAGCCAATCTATtaagaaacaagaaagaaagaaaaactcctAAAGGCGTAAGAGAGGGTTGGGGTACACAAGACGATTGAACTTGGAAATATTAGTGGTGGAGTGGATGGTAGGGGTGGTGGAGTGAATTTGGGTTCACAGCTCAAGTTGTGAACTGAGAAAAGGGAagtgggaaaataaaaaatggcGGATGTTTCATTGATGAGAGGGATGGTTAATGATGGCTGCTTGTCTATCTTTCATCACCAATCACGACTGGTTTCTTCTTATTAGTCCAAGTTTTATTTatgctttctttctctttgcTGGTGGACGTTATGTTGTCCAATTTCATATGCTAATAAGAATTTTAAATCTTGATTACAGTTAGCGCCAGTAACCGTAAGGGTGTCAAGCCGAAGAAGATCAACAGCAGCGAGAAAGCTTCAATTTCTTTCTAAAAGATCCTCCTTTTATGCTCGATACTCTCTGTCCCGAGATATTTTCACTACCAAACGGAGCCTTAATGATCTCTAACGTCTTGCTTCTTCTTGACATGACTGACCCTTGTACTTCTTCTTCATCTGCTTCTAAGGCAACAAGAGGGCTGTGATGATTTAACTTGTAGGGCAAATGGGTCAGTGTGTTTGAGGCAAGTCCGACCCGTATTTTGGTTGGGCAACCCGGATGGCAAATgtgagggggagggggagagggagaggaggGGTTTGAGAGGATCCATCCCTCTTTCTGGGGTTGGGTCCTCTGTCTATTTAAACTTCCAATGTTTTCCTCACATCACGTTGCAACTGGTGTTGCAGCCATGGCGGCGTCACTTTCCCTTTCCCTGACCTAATTTTGACATATCTgaaccttaaaccttcaaaagTGTCCGGCACCAACTTAGGAATTTTGGCTCGGCATTTTGGGAACTTCTTGTTGTCTTGCTTCTGCTGAAGCCTCTGTAGCAGGCAAGCAATGAAAGACTAAGATGGAACAACCCACAACCACAGGCCAGTCGGTCTTCATCTGCTTCTAGCTTGCATTAGAAGAGGGCTACCCTCTTGTTGTGTGGTCGTTCATTTTCTACAGATTCAATAAGAGGGCTTTTCAAAAGCTTCTATAGATTCAAAAGctgttcatcttcttcatctgcTTCTAAGGCAACAAGAGGGCTTTGATTACAATTCATACCTGAAGCTCTCAAAATGCCCTTGTTTAATGTTAAATTAGGAGCTAAATTACTTTCAGGTGGTGGCGCTGCCGTAGAAGGCCTTaattggacccaaaaattaagttCATGtattaaattggccaaaaataaaagttagggactaaatcgaccggaaaaaaaagtttagggacgaaAAAGGCCATTTTCCCATTATTGTTTATTCATGTCTTCCTCTAAACTGACTTGATTGTCGGAGATAAATTGAGAAATCTAGCGCCGACTCTTTCCCTCATGTTTGCAAGCTGACACTGACTTGATTGTCGGAGATAAATTGAGAAATCTAGCGCCGACTCTTTCCCTCATGTTTGCAAGCTGACAGATTGGATCCCGTTACCAACCTTAGCCCGTACACGTTGCATGTGATCTAACTTTTTGATgtaaagaaaactctcaatttttgaATTTACTGCTTCATTTGGACAAGCTTATTAATGCCTAGTTATTGTATTTTTATCCAATATGAAATGATACTTTTACAacttgtaatatttttttttttggcataacGGCACATCTAACCTAACCTATCTTACTCCTACTCCTAAGGGGAGAAACTACTTTATGGGGTGGCCCAACTGAGTCGAAGGAACCTAACGGGGattagggttgcaaacgagcCGAATCGAATCGAGTTTTGgcttaatcgagtcgagttttgatttaattttattgaactcaaactcgaggtcgagctcgacgagctgacaattttaaagctcaagtttgtgctcgaaacaataaaaataattattttattttttaaaaaataaataaaataatatttttttcttaataaataataaaatattaaggatatttatataattttactattaaaataaaaaatatatatatatattcgagttcgcgagctaacgagcttaatattttgaattcgaattcgaatttGACTTTGACTCGACCAGTTCGAGCTCGATATTGATCGAGCTTGAATCGAGTTTGCACCCCTAACGGGGACTGAATCACCATCAGACCAAACGGGTGCACCACACACCCGTATAGATTTAGAACAAACCTCATATTGAGACACATTGATGGAAGACAAGATTTGAACCCTTGATCTCTCACCCCGCAATTAATGTGGTGGCCAACTCTTCAATTACAACTTGTAATTGAAgtaaaacttgaaaaaaaaaaaatttttgaaggaccACTAATACTGTTCATTTTATTTGGGTTGGTAAACTTTTTGTTGAGTCTTTTCTGGTAGTATTAAACATGCTCGTGCCACTACCGTCCTCAGGAACCAGGAAGTGTCGCGAATGCGTAACGACGCTTATCTTATTGATGTTGGACCCACATGGATTTGGGGTAAATCAGGAATGGAATTGGAAAGCTGCAAGCGCGACAAAATATTACGCCGAGTTAAACGCACAAACACGCACTAAACTAGTTCCTGACAACAGGGAGAACACATCCGAAATATGAGGCCCAGATGCAATCCAAG
This portion of the Coffea arabica cultivar ET-39 chromosome 2e, Coffea Arabica ET-39 HiFi, whole genome shotgun sequence genome encodes:
- the LOC113725828 gene encoding MLO-like protein 6; this translates as MAGESKELTLQETPTWAVAVICFILVAISIIVEFLIHLLASWLKKKRKQALHDALEKIKAELMLLGFISLLLTVVQEPISKICIPKSAGRTWHPCRENDELDGEKFINPCKAKGKSQLVSEKGLHELHIFIFMLAAFHVLYCITTLGLGRLKMRVWKAWEDETKTLEYIYHNDPDRFRFARDTSFGRRHLHFWSKSPILLWIVCFFRQFFASVTKVDYLALRHGFIIAHLAPQNHTTFDFRSYIKRSLEEDFKVVVGISPIIWLFAVLFLLSNTHGWHSYLWLPFIPLAIILLVGTKLLVIITKMGLRIQERGDVIKGTPVVETGDHLFWFNRPRLLLYLVQFVLFQNAFQMAFFAFTWYKYGVPSCFHKGPKDIAIRLSVGILTQVLCSYVTLPLYALVTQMGTTMKPVIFDEKVSSALKSWHKTAKKHIKEDRKSGSTTPFSSRPGTPLHGMSPVHLLQGFRCSTVDDDSLQATPRGSNSDNEIWDHEVPSSSLHNADDNAADSAGRVTVMHHTVQEIQPASTSRISPKQRSVKTQHEVDIGSTDFSFK